TAAAATATAAAAAGCTAAGATAAACGCTTGCCACTCGCGGTTAGGATAATCTACTCCAGGCTCTGTGATCTTGCTACCATTACCTAGACATAAAGAACATAGACAGCAAATAATAATAGCTTAAGAAAAATAAGGGTCTATGAAAAATCAAGAAAAGTACAACCGTGAGTTTAAAATAAACACTGTAAAGCTAAGTCGAGAAAGCAGTAAGTCTATGAGCGAAATCGCTCATGATTTAGGTGTAGCCAAATCTACC
The window above is part of the Candidatus Rhabdochlamydia sp. T3358 genome. Proteins encoded here:
- a CDS encoding transposase encodes the protein MKNQEKYNREFKINTVKLSRESSKSMSEIAHDLGVAKST